In Deltaproteobacteria bacterium, the following proteins share a genomic window:
- a CDS encoding glucose 1-dehydrogenase — protein MSGRLRGKTAIITGGTSGIGKRTVEVFADEGAYVLIAARREKEGRELAKALGPKVDFLKTDVSKEADVKTMIAYAVERFGRVDCLFNNAGCPAPVGGIETIPLDKYEAALSVLLGGVMLGMKHVTPVMKAQGSGSIINNGSVAGVLAGYSSSMIYAAAKAAVIHLTRCVAMELGEKNIRVNSISPGGIATGIFGKALGLPTEEAEKSAELVKQAFTTFQPIRRAGLPEDIAMAAVFLASDESTFVNGHNLVVDGGLVGGKQWSIQQEGLNLMRAGLGITTET, from the coding sequence ATGAGCGGACGACTCAGAGGGAAGACGGCGATTATTACCGGCGGGACCAGCGGGATCGGCAAACGAACCGTTGAGGTTTTTGCTGACGAAGGGGCTTATGTGCTTATCGCGGCCCGCCGGGAAAAGGAAGGGCGGGAACTGGCCAAGGCCTTGGGCCCCAAGGTCGATTTTTTAAAAACCGATGTCTCCAAAGAGGCCGACGTCAAGACCATGATCGCCTATGCCGTGGAACGCTTCGGCCGGGTGGATTGTCTTTTTAATAATGCCGGCTGCCCGGCCCCGGTGGGGGGCATAGAGACTATTCCTTTGGACAAGTATGAAGCCGCCCTGTCAGTTCTTCTGGGCGGGGTCATGCTGGGCATGAAACATGTGACTCCGGTCATGAAGGCCCAGGGCTCGGGCAGCATCATCAATAACGGCAGCGTGGCCGGGGTGCTGGCCGGCTATTCTTCTTCCATGATCTACGCGGCGGCCAAGGCGGCCGTGATCCACCTGACCCGATGCGTAGCCATGGAGTTGGGTGAGAAGAACATCCGGGTCAACAGCATCTCCCCCGGCGGCATCGCCACCGGCATCTTCGGCAAGGCCCTGGGCCTGCCGACGGAGGAAGCCGAAAAATCAGCCGAATTGGTCAAACAGGCATTTACGACCTTTCAACCCATCCGCCGGGCCGGTCTTCCGGAGGATATCGCCATGGCGGCTGTTTTTCTCGCTTCCGATGAATCAACTTTCGTCAACGGCCACAACCTGGTGGTGGACGGCGGTCTGGTCGGAGGCAAACAATGGTCCATCCAGCAGGAAGGACTGAATCTGATGCGGGCCGGCCTCGGCATTACTACTGAGACTTGA
- the nadA gene encoding quinolinate synthase NadA, with protein MAINPDKIIAEITNLKKQKNAVILVHNYQRPEVQNIADFIGDSLELSRKAAQTEAEVIVFCGVHFMAETAYLVNPGKTVLLPDIEAGCPMADMITAEQLIKEKKKFPGAMVVCYVNSSAAVKAESDICCTSANAVRVVQSLPSQGEILFIPDQYLGQWVAQKTGRKMHLWPGFCPTHLRILGRKIIEEKRKHPGAMALVHPECRADAKEAADEVLSTGGMLRYARESSGREFIIGTETGIIDRLKKENPGKTFLPVNSKAVCPNMKKITLEKVLRALQEMQFMVTVPQSIRDKALSTVDRMLAIGP; from the coding sequence ATGGCTATTAACCCTGATAAAATTATTGCAGAGATAACAAACCTGAAAAAACAAAAGAATGCCGTCATACTGGTTCATAATTACCAACGACCGGAAGTTCAAAATATTGCCGATTTTATTGGGGATTCACTTGAACTAAGCCGGAAGGCGGCTCAAACCGAAGCGGAGGTCATTGTTTTCTGCGGGGTTCATTTTATGGCCGAAACGGCCTATCTGGTCAATCCGGGGAAGACGGTATTATTGCCTGATATCGAAGCCGGTTGTCCGATGGCGGATATGATTACGGCGGAACAATTAATTAAAGAAAAGAAAAAGTTCCCCGGGGCTATGGTCGTCTGTTATGTAAATTCCTCGGCTGCAGTCAAGGCCGAATCGGATATTTGCTGTACCTCGGCCAACGCCGTCAGGGTCGTCCAGAGTTTACCCTCCCAGGGAGAAATCCTTTTTATTCCGGACCAGTATCTGGGACAATGGGTGGCCCAAAAAACAGGCAGAAAAATGCATTTATGGCCGGGATTTTGTCCCACCCACCTGCGGATCTTAGGCCGAAAAATCATCGAGGAAAAGAGAAAACACCCCGGTGCGATGGCGCTGGTGCATCCGGAATGCCGCGCCGATGCCAAGGAAGCGGCGGATGAAGTACTCAGCACCGGCGGCATGCTGCGTTATGCCCGGGAAAGTTCTGGGAGAGAATTCATTATCGGAACAGAGACGGGCATCATTGACCGTCTGAAAAAAGAAAATCCCGGAAAAACCTTCCTTCCCGTCAACAGCAAAGCCGTTTGCCCCAATATGAAAAAAATTACTTTGGAGAAGGTCCTCCGTGCCCTACAGGAAATGCAGTTTATGGTCACCGTACCCCAATCCATCAGGGACAAAGCGTTATCGACCGTCGATAGAATGCTGGCGATTGGACCATAA
- the nadB gene encoding L-aspartate oxidase — protein sequence MKTTDVLIIGSGIAGATAALNLARNPQRRIILITRAPDPCESNSRYAQGGIIGRGPGDSPELLVEDILAAGAGASLPRAARILAEEGPALLQEVLIETAEVPFDAQGNGEPAWGQEGAHSRRRILHVGDGTGQAIISAMMRGVRQTPNIELITEATAVDLITYPHHSRDPLAAYEPVTCHGGYVFDRKGKAVHRTLAPFTILASGGIGRLYRNTTNPAGARGDGLAMANRAGARILNAEYIQFHPTALAVPGAEGFLISEAVRGEGGVLLRPDGRPFMEAYSPEWKDLAPRDVVARAIHTEMETHGYSYVLLDIASHLPAGEIKVRFPNIYSECQRVGLDMTREPIPVVPAAHYFCGGVAVDERGRTSIDRLYAAGEVTCTGLHGANRLASTSLLEGLVWGTRAARDIASRLADGPESAVPTPEDIPAWDESGLTQDSDPALIQGDMQTIQNIMWHYVGLIRSGDRLSRAIRELRHLQNEIETFYRRTKLSDGLIGLRNAVEVALIISQAARHNRQSRGCHFRADSVDGGDRWL from the coding sequence ATGAAAACAACCGATGTATTGATCATCGGCTCCGGCATAGCCGGAGCAACAGCCGCCCTGAACCTGGCCCGGAACCCGCAACGCCGCATCATCCTGATCACCAGGGCACCTGATCCCTGCGAATCCAATTCGCGGTACGCTCAAGGCGGGATTATCGGACGAGGGCCGGGAGACTCCCCGGAGCTGTTGGTTGAAGACATCCTGGCCGCCGGTGCCGGAGCCTCTCTGCCCCGTGCAGCACGCATCCTGGCCGAAGAAGGACCGGCCCTTTTGCAGGAAGTCCTGATTGAAACGGCCGAAGTCCCTTTTGATGCACAAGGCAACGGAGAACCGGCCTGGGGACAGGAAGGGGCCCATTCCCGCCGGCGTATTCTACACGTCGGCGACGGGACGGGGCAGGCGATCATCTCGGCCATGATGCGGGGCGTCCGACAAACACCCAACATCGAGTTGATTACCGAGGCCACCGCTGTGGACCTGATCACCTATCCCCACCACTCCCGGGACCCACTGGCGGCTTACGAGCCGGTCACCTGCCATGGCGGTTATGTCTTCGACCGCAAGGGAAAAGCCGTTCACCGTACCTTGGCCCCTTTCACCATTCTGGCCTCCGGCGGCATTGGCCGCCTCTATCGCAACACCACCAATCCGGCCGGGGCCAGGGGCGACGGGCTGGCCATGGCCAACCGCGCCGGGGCCCGTATCCTTAACGCCGAGTATATTCAATTTCACCCGACGGCCCTGGCCGTTCCCGGGGCGGAGGGTTTCCTTATCAGTGAGGCCGTGCGTGGTGAAGGGGGGGTACTGCTCAGGCCGGACGGCAGGCCCTTTATGGAAGCCTATTCTCCCGAATGGAAAGATCTGGCCCCGCGGGACGTGGTGGCCCGGGCCATCCATACCGAAATGGAAACCCACGGCTATTCCTACGTCCTGCTGGATATTGCCTCGCACCTGCCGGCCGGGGAAATCAAGGTTCGATTTCCTAATATTTACTCGGAATGCCAACGGGTCGGCCTTGACATGACCAGGGAACCGATTCCCGTTGTCCCGGCGGCCCACTATTTTTGCGGCGGGGTGGCCGTGGACGAGCGGGGCCGCACCAGCATCGACCGTCTCTATGCTGCCGGTGAAGTGACCTGCACCGGATTGCACGGGGCAAACCGTCTGGCTTCGACTTCTCTGCTGGAAGGACTGGTTTGGGGCACCCGGGCGGCCCGCGATATCGCTTCCCGTTTGGCTGATGGCCCGGAGTCGGCAGTGCCCACCCCGGAGGACATCCCGGCCTGGGACGAATCCGGGCTGACCCAGGACTCCGATCCGGCCCTCATTCAAGGGGACATGCAGACCATCCAGAATATCATGTGGCATTATGTGGGACTCATCCGCTCCGGTGACCGGCTCTCGCGGGCCATCCGCGAGCTGCGACATTTGCAAAACGAGATTGAGACCTTCTATCGCAGGACCAAGTTGAGCGACGGCCTGATCGGTCTGCGTAACGCCGTCGAGGTAGCCCTGATCATTTCCCAGGCGGCCCGCCACAACCGCCAGAGCCGCGGCTGTCATTTCAGGGCCGATAGCGTCGATGGCGGGGACAGGTGGTTGTGA
- the nadC gene encoding carboxylating nicotinate-nucleotide diphosphorylase, producing the protein MTIQHSLHPDILETIRRALAEDIGPGDVTTYSIVPATAGMDGRIIAKQDGIIAGLDVAQAVFRMVDPDVDFRPEWDEGDRIANRQVLALVSGRTRSLLTAERTALNFLGRMSGIATLTRLFVDAVAGTKAVILDTRKTAPGLRLADKLAVKRGGGENHRIGLYDMILIKDNHIDYAGSITEAVRRARSAQTEMEIEVEARSLDDVREALAIQVERILLDNMTLEMMAAAVRLTARRAKLEASGNVTLQTVRRIAETGVDFISSGALTHSPRVFDLSFEYLSKNL; encoded by the coding sequence ATGACCATTCAACACTCTCTTCATCCTGATATCCTTGAGACCATCCGCCGTGCCCTGGCCGAAGACATTGGACCCGGCGACGTCACCACCTACAGCATTGTTCCCGCCACCGCCGGAATGGACGGCCGGATTATCGCCAAACAGGACGGAATCATCGCCGGACTGGATGTGGCCCAGGCCGTCTTCCGGATGGTGGACCCTGACGTGGACTTCCGCCCGGAATGGGACGAAGGCGACCGGATTGCCAACCGGCAGGTGCTGGCCCTGGTCTCAGGCCGGACACGAAGCCTGTTGACTGCCGAAAGGACCGCCCTCAACTTCCTGGGGAGGATGTCCGGGATCGCCACCCTGACCCGTCTATTCGTGGACGCGGTGGCCGGGACCAAGGCGGTCATTCTGGATACGCGAAAAACGGCCCCCGGTTTGCGCCTGGCCGATAAGCTGGCCGTGAAACGGGGCGGAGGGGAAAACCACCGCATCGGGCTGTACGATATGATCCTGATCAAAGATAACCATATAGACTATGCCGGGTCTATTACCGAGGCGGTGAGGCGGGCCCGGTCCGCTCAGACCGAGATGGAGATCGAGGTGGAGGCCCGCTCCCTGGATGATGTCCGGGAAGCCCTGGCCATCCAGGTCGAACGGATCCTGCTCGATAACATGACCCTTGAAATGATGGCCGCAGCCGTCCGCCTGACCGCCAGACGCGCCAAACTGGAAGCCAGCGGCAATGTAACCCTTCAGACCGTCCGCCGGATTGCCGAGACCGGGGTGGATTTCATCTCATCCGGCGCCTTGACCCATTCACCGAGGGTATTTGACCTATCCTTTGAGTATTTATCGAAGAATTTATGA
- a CDS encoding site-specific DNA-methyltransferase, with amino-acid sequence MVTSKKTGNYKKSQVGRKGGTAEKGLTEPYRHPTAESLMRPEVGTQAQFRKKKPPVSYRYDSSLSPALEWDGQNPAREQGEVLIAKLYDVSASLAELQAKIKVAESEKERAKIRAEIDKAQGTVVSIADGLKALGKPFLNWAGKAERLSFDVPTLPLFVHERLSTKAIIETLASHKKDRQLDLFSLFGDPQHSITDQILKAYEYKDKWVNRLVLGDSLVVMNSLVHYEGLGGQVQMIYMDPPYGVKFGSNFQPFVRKRDVKHNEDDDMTREPEMVKAYRDTWELGLHSYLTYMRDRLLIARELLTPSGSIFVQISDENLHHVREVMDEVFGAENFASLITFQKTTGSTTKTIPATSDYLLWYAKEMDHVKFRKLFERQSPGLSGALEYKRLELADGSHVPISHFNNEGVLSLPPGAKIFATDSIVSKGGDDLDIDLEWEGKRFRLSCKPNRHWKPGVEGIKRLWDVGRLLRQEGLRIYKRYFEDFPFRELVHVWADTRGEDDPDYVVQTHTKVLERCINMTTDPGDLVLDPTCGSGTTAYVAEQWGRRWITIDTSRVPLALARQRLLTATFPYYELREPDHGPAGGFIYKRKQNNKGEEVGGIVPHVTLKSIANNEPPAEEVLVDRPETVNSITRVSGPFCLEATIPTPVDWEGDGVEDWGAPEAGEYGSFIDRMLEVLRRSPVLHLDGGKTVEFKVIRKPAKTLSLSAEALVTNGSDKPVAILFGPENGAISEKLVYEAAREAHAKNYSHLFVIGFAIQPGARNFVDNCEAAVGVPATYVQATPDLLMGDLLKNMRSSQIFSVCGLPEVVLRKLSKGASKPSHTKGEGNAKYQVELLGLDVFDPVTMMVDHRKGNDVPAWFLDTDYNGLCFHVSQAFFPRTSAWDNLKRALKSTHEDSVWDHLAGTISASFEAGEHGQIAVKVIDDRGNELLVLKNLAEAKE; translated from the coding sequence ATGGTGACATCTAAGAAGACGGGAAACTATAAGAAATCGCAGGTCGGCAGGAAAGGCGGAACGGCAGAGAAAGGTCTTACAGAGCCGTATCGCCATCCAACTGCGGAGAGTTTGATGCGGCCTGAAGTGGGGACCCAGGCTCAGTTCAGGAAAAAGAAGCCGCCTGTCAGCTATCGCTACGATTCTTCTCTTTCGCCGGCCCTCGAGTGGGACGGGCAGAACCCGGCGCGTGAACAGGGTGAGGTCCTTATCGCCAAGCTCTATGACGTGTCTGCCTCCTTGGCGGAGCTCCAGGCAAAGATAAAAGTCGCGGAATCTGAAAAAGAACGGGCAAAGATTCGGGCAGAGATCGACAAAGCGCAGGGCACGGTCGTCTCGATTGCGGATGGGCTCAAGGCCCTTGGCAAGCCGTTTCTGAATTGGGCCGGCAAGGCCGAAAGGTTGTCTTTCGACGTGCCGACGCTGCCTTTGTTTGTCCATGAGCGGCTTTCGACTAAGGCCATTATTGAAACGCTCGCCAGCCATAAAAAAGACAGGCAGCTTGACCTGTTCAGCCTCTTCGGCGACCCGCAGCATTCGATTACCGACCAGATCCTGAAGGCCTACGAATATAAGGACAAGTGGGTGAATCGCCTGGTGCTCGGTGATTCGCTGGTCGTGATGAACTCGCTGGTGCATTACGAAGGACTCGGCGGGCAGGTCCAGATGATTTACATGGACCCACCCTATGGCGTGAAATTCGGCTCCAACTTCCAGCCCTTTGTCCGCAAGCGCGATGTGAAGCACAACGAAGACGACGACATGACCCGGGAGCCCGAGATGGTAAAGGCCTATCGCGACACCTGGGAGCTCGGCCTTCATTCGTATCTCACTTACATGCGCGACAGGTTACTGATTGCAAGGGAACTCCTTACTCCAAGCGGAAGCATCTTTGTGCAGATCAGTGATGAGAATTTGCATCATGTAAGGGAAGTGATGGATGAAGTTTTTGGGGCGGAGAATTTTGCTTCATTGATTACATTCCAAAAAACTACAGGATCTACAACAAAAACAATTCCTGCTACCTCTGATTATCTGCTCTGGTATGCCAAGGAAATGGATCATGTGAAGTTTCGAAAGCTCTTTGAGCGGCAGAGTCCGGGGTTATCGGGTGCGCTTGAATATAAACGTTTGGAGTTGGCGGACGGATCGCATGTACCAATAAGCCATTTTAATAATGAAGGTGTATTGTCTTTGCCTCCGGGAGCTAAGATCTTCGCAACGGACAGCATTGTATCAAAGGGTGGAGACGATCTCGATATAGACCTCGAATGGGAGGGAAAGCGCTTCCGACTGTCATGTAAACCTAACCGCCATTGGAAGCCCGGAGTAGAAGGCATTAAAAGACTTTGGGATGTTGGTCGGTTACTTCGTCAGGAAGGTCTGCGCATCTACAAACGGTACTTCGAAGACTTCCCTTTCAGAGAGTTAGTTCATGTTTGGGCTGATACAAGAGGTGAGGATGATCCGGATTACGTAGTACAAACACACACTAAAGTCTTGGAACGTTGTATTAATATGACCACCGACCCCGGCGACCTTGTTCTCGACCCCACCTGCGGCAGTGGAACGACTGCTTATGTTGCCGAGCAGTGGGGCAGGCGTTGGATCACAATCGATACGAGCCGGGTGCCTCTTGCGCTTGCACGCCAGAGGTTGCTGACAGCTACCTTTCCATATTATGAGCTGAGAGAACCCGACCATGGACCGGCTGGCGGCTTTATTTACAAGCGCAAGCAAAACAATAAAGGCGAAGAGGTCGGCGGCATTGTACCCCATGTTACGCTCAAATCCATCGCAAACAATGAACCCCCCGCAGAAGAAGTGCTGGTGGACAGACCGGAGACCGTAAACAGCATCACCCGCGTTTCCGGTCCTTTCTGCCTTGAAGCGACGATCCCGACTCCGGTTGACTGGGAAGGTGACGGGGTTGAAGATTGGGGGGCGCCGGAAGCCGGTGAGTACGGGTCATTCATCGACCGGATGCTCGAGGTCCTGCGGCGGTCTCCGGTGCTTCATTTAGACGGCGGCAAGACCGTTGAGTTCAAAGTTATCCGCAAGCCAGCCAAGACACTGTCCCTTTCGGCAGAAGCGCTTGTAACTAATGGCAGCGATAAACCCGTGGCCATTCTCTTCGGCCCTGAAAACGGAGCGATCAGCGAAAAGCTTGTATACGAAGCTGCGCGTGAGGCGCATGCCAAGAATTATTCCCACCTTTTTGTGATCGGCTTTGCCATTCAACCGGGCGCGCGGAATTTTGTCGATAATTGCGAGGCCGCCGTGGGCGTGCCGGCAACATACGTGCAGGCCACACCAGACCTTTTAATGGGCGATCTCCTGAAGAACATGCGCTCAAGTCAGATATTCAGCGTCTGCGGTCTGCCGGAGGTTGTGCTGAGAAAATTGTCTAAAGGCGCCTCCAAACCTTCTCATACCAAGGGAGAGGGGAATGCTAAGTATCAGGTGGAACTGCTGGGGCTCGATGTCTTCGATCCGGTCACGATGATGGTCGATCACCGTAAGGGTAACGATGTCCCTGCCTGGTTCCTCGATACCGATTACAACGGTCTTTGCTTCCATGTCAGCCAGGCATTTTTCCCCCGCACAAGCGCCTGGGATAATTTGAAACGGGCGCTGAAGTCTACCCATGAAGACAGTGTCTGGGACCATCTTGCCGGAACGATCAGCGCGTCGTTTGAAGCCGGGGAGCATGGACAGATTGCGGTTAAGGTGATCGACGACCGTGGAAATGAGTTGCTGGTTTTGAAAAACCTCGCGGAGGCAAAGGAATGA
- a CDS encoding AAA family ATPase, which yields MISKVVIRRFKRFEEVSFDIPGHIVLAGPNNTGKTTLLQAIASWSLALDRWKQLNDFNPRQGYVKAPIARQAFASVPLRSFDMLWNRRQYTGNLEIEVTSTDNKPITMEFISDSTEQIYVRPRAEVDPSALKKKTLSAVYIPPMTGLGTEEPLYQPPKIAQLLGQAKPGEVIRNLLVQAKYSETAWQALTESIKRLFGYELIPPDETGADILAQYRHGSGEKELDIASAGSGFQQILMLLTFLHTRPASILLIDEPDAHLHVVLQDAIYSELRSVAMDQHSQLIIATHSEVIIDSVEPRELFAMFDGPRPIADNKERASLMRSLSILSNVDIIMAQDAPGILYVEGHTDIAILREWARILNHKAYDLLTRTLFWKPTVWESRLGAGDVQAREHYDALQLVKPGIPGLMLLDGDCRVEVTASQITGIGLQRVRWKRYEIESYLVHPAALRRFVENQVGEDAAEPHLADLDKYFQANFPPPFIENPLSDPAFLISTKARVEFIPPALEAAGLFNIPYTKYNEIAAVMLPEEIHPEIIEKLDAICSAFNIPL from the coding sequence ATGATTTCCAAAGTTGTTATCCGCAGATTCAAGCGTTTCGAAGAAGTTTCTTTCGACATCCCGGGGCATATTGTTCTCGCCGGGCCGAATAATACAGGGAAAACAACGCTCTTACAGGCTATTGCCTCGTGGTCTTTAGCCCTGGACCGCTGGAAACAACTCAATGACTTTAATCCGCGGCAAGGCTATGTAAAGGCCCCGATTGCACGTCAGGCCTTTGCATCAGTGCCACTCAGGAGCTTCGACATGCTCTGGAATCGGCGTCAGTACACCGGAAACCTCGAGATTGAAGTTACTTCAACGGACAACAAGCCCATAACCATGGAGTTTATTTCCGACAGTACGGAACAGATCTATGTGCGGCCGCGCGCAGAGGTTGACCCCTCAGCGCTTAAGAAAAAAACTTTATCCGCAGTTTACATACCTCCGATGACCGGTTTGGGGACTGAAGAACCCCTTTACCAACCTCCAAAGATTGCTCAGCTTCTTGGCCAGGCTAAACCAGGGGAAGTAATAAGAAACCTTCTGGTTCAGGCAAAATACTCCGAAACGGCCTGGCAGGCTCTTACAGAATCGATCAAACGTTTATTCGGGTATGAACTTATTCCTCCCGATGAAACGGGCGCCGACATTCTTGCCCAATATCGCCATGGATCCGGTGAGAAAGAATTGGACATAGCCAGCGCCGGGAGCGGGTTTCAGCAGATATTGATGCTGCTCACTTTCCTTCATACCCGCCCGGCCTCGATTCTTCTCATTGACGAACCGGATGCCCATCTGCATGTGGTTCTTCAAGATGCCATTTACAGTGAACTACGATCTGTAGCCATGGACCAGCATTCACAACTCATCATTGCGACGCATTCAGAGGTCATCATCGATTCGGTCGAACCAAGGGAGTTGTTTGCCATGTTTGATGGCCCGCGGCCGATAGCGGATAATAAAGAACGCGCCAGCCTGATGCGGTCCCTGTCCATCCTTTCAAACGTCGATATCATCATGGCCCAGGACGCACCGGGCATTCTTTATGTGGAAGGCCATACCGATATCGCCATATTGCGTGAATGGGCGCGGATTCTAAACCATAAAGCTTATGACTTGCTGACACGAACCCTTTTCTGGAAACCAACCGTTTGGGAGAGCAGACTCGGGGCCGGCGACGTGCAGGCCCGCGAACATTATGACGCCTTACAGCTTGTTAAACCCGGCATTCCCGGTTTGATGCTGCTTGACGGCGACTGCCGGGTGGAAGTCACCGCGTCCCAGATTACCGGAATCGGCTTACAGCGCGTCCGCTGGAAAAGATATGAAATCGAAAGCTATCTGGTTCATCCCGCCGCCTTAAGACGTTTTGTCGAAAACCAGGTTGGGGAAGATGCGGCAGAACCGCATTTGGCCGATCTCGACAAATATTTTCAGGCCAATTTTCCGCCACCCTTTATCGAGAATCCATTATCCGACCCGGCATTCCTGATAAGCACCAAAGCCCGTGTTGAATTTATTCCTCCGGCTTTGGAGGCGGCAGGCCTTTTCAACATTCCCTATACAAAATATAATGAAATTGCAGCGGTTATGCTGCCAGAAGAGATACACCCGGAAATAATAGAAAAACTTGACGCCATCTGTAGCGCTTTTAATATACCCCTATGA